One Rhodoferax ferrireducens T118 DNA segment encodes these proteins:
- a CDS encoding ATP-binding protein: MNALARLMLDNSPEMVLLVNPATLQIMMANASVVKTLGYSLAQLQGLAITEIESALQDVFYWEDVRTGQCLEVQSQEGQYRCAQGELLTVSKSIRLLDQDGAPLLLVQAVQTRNERKAEDALAQTLSQLRATLESTGNGILVIGWQGRIESMNRLFGKMWEISDDLLDSHDDARILGFVAGRVIESGLLHARLGAIVDKRETEDLLHHQDGRVFEVSSRPQYLGEQIIGRVFGFQDITQRTLAEAALRESRDLLEQRVRSRTADLNTANETLQQEKERQAILIKRLEEAQNQLLQSERMASIGQLAAGVAHEINNPVGFVNSNLGSLQRYVTDMLRLLSVYEKAEGALPGAATQEINQVKADIDVEFLREDVANLLVESLDGLKRVTRIVQDLKDFSHVDESERQWADLEAGLESTLRVVWNELKYKAEVIKEFAGIPQVECFAFQLNQVFMNLLINASHAIEGRGTIAIRTGHDDACVWVEVQDSGRGIQPEHLSRIFEPFFTTKPVGQGTGLGLSLAYGIVKKHDGRIEVKSELGQGTVFRVILPKKTKTL, from the coding sequence ATGAATGCGCTGGCCAGACTGATGCTCGACAACAGCCCCGAGATGGTGCTGTTGGTCAACCCGGCAACACTGCAGATCATGATGGCCAACGCGTCGGTGGTCAAGACACTGGGCTACTCGCTGGCGCAGTTGCAGGGCTTGGCGATCACCGAGATTGAAAGTGCGCTACAGGATGTTTTTTATTGGGAGGACGTTCGAACTGGCCAGTGTCTTGAAGTACAGAGTCAGGAGGGGCAGTATCGCTGCGCGCAGGGAGAACTTTTGACGGTCAGCAAGTCAATTCGGCTGCTTGACCAAGACGGGGCGCCTCTGCTGCTGGTGCAGGCCGTGCAGACCCGCAATGAGCGCAAGGCGGAGGACGCGCTGGCACAAACCTTGTCGCAGTTGCGAGCCACGCTGGAGTCCACTGGCAATGGCATCCTGGTCATTGGCTGGCAAGGCCGGATCGAGAGTATGAACCGCCTGTTTGGCAAGATGTGGGAGATTTCTGACGATCTGCTCGACTCGCATGACGATGCGCGCATTCTGGGTTTTGTGGCCGGGCGTGTCATCGAGTCCGGGCTGCTTCACGCGCGACTGGGTGCGATCGTGGACAAGCGCGAGACCGAAGACCTGCTGCACCACCAGGACGGTCGCGTGTTCGAGGTCAGCTCGCGTCCGCAGTACCTGGGTGAGCAGATTATCGGCCGCGTGTTTGGTTTTCAGGACATCACCCAGCGCACGCTGGCCGAAGCCGCATTGCGTGAATCGCGCGACTTGCTGGAACAAAGGGTGCGATCCCGAACAGCCGACTTGAATACCGCCAATGAGACGCTGCAGCAGGAAAAGGAGCGCCAGGCCATTTTGATCAAGCGACTGGAAGAGGCGCAAAACCAGCTGCTGCAATCGGAGCGCATGGCGTCCATCGGCCAACTGGCGGCCGGCGTCGCGCATGAAATCAACAATCCGGTGGGGTTTGTCAACTCCAATCTGGGCTCCTTGCAGCGCTATGTCACCGACATGCTCAGGTTGCTGTCGGTCTACGAGAAGGCTGAAGGCGCCCTCCCTGGGGCGGCGACGCAAGAGATAAACCAGGTCAAGGCGGACATTGATGTCGAGTTCCTGCGCGAAGACGTCGCCAACTTGCTCGTCGAATCGCTGGACGGGCTCAAGCGCGTCACGCGCATCGTGCAGGACTTGAAAGATTTTTCTCATGTGGATGAATCAGAGCGCCAGTGGGCCGACCTGGAGGCCGGGCTGGAGAGCACCTTGCGCGTGGTCTGGAACGAGCTCAAGTACAAGGCCGAGGTGATCAAGGAGTTTGCAGGTATTCCGCAAGTCGAATGCTTTGCTTTTCAGCTTAACCAGGTGTTCATGAACCTCTTGATCAACGCCTCGCACGCCATTGAAGGGCGTGGCACCATTGCCATCCGCACCGGGCACGACGACGCCTGTGTGTGGGTGGAAGTGCAAGACAGCGGCCGCGGCATCCAGCCGGAGCATCTGTCCCGGATTTTTGAACCGTTCTTCACGACCAAACCAGTCGGCCAAGGCACCGGGCTGGGCCTTTCACTGGCTTACGGTATTGTCAAAAAACACGATGGGCGCATTGAGGTCAAGAGCGAATTGGGACAGGGGACGGTGTTCAGGGTGATCCTGCCCAAGAAAACCAAGACACTATAA
- a CDS encoding HDOD domain-containing protein, with product MNHIVMDDVLERIHNLPSLPVVVMELLACMGQDDANIEALAEKITKDQALSAKTLRLANSSFYGMARQVTTIQEAIAILGFRTVRSLAATAALIGNFSANPGNSFDFTPFWRHAIGAAVCARELAPHLHLNPDQAYTAGLLHDIGRLVLVTQFQPQYRATMTYRAERDCHLLDAEHAVLGLDHAQVGHALTQLWQFPLSMQQALAEHHAPSSLGMQPLSLVVMAADAIAHALDLSMDADDLVAPVPPGLWQQLGLDEATLLQVFASVEQQFDATSLLLNG from the coding sequence ATGAACCACATCGTGATGGATGACGTGCTGGAAAGAATCCACAACCTGCCCTCGCTGCCAGTGGTGGTGATGGAGTTGTTGGCGTGCATGGGCCAGGACGATGCCAACATTGAGGCACTGGCGGAAAAGATCACAAAGGACCAGGCCTTGTCGGCCAAGACCTTGCGCCTTGCCAATTCATCCTTTTATGGCATGGCGCGCCAGGTCACCACCATCCAGGAAGCCATTGCCATCCTGGGTTTCAGAACGGTGCGCAGCCTGGCCGCCACAGCCGCCCTGATTGGCAACTTCTCCGCCAACCCTGGCAACAGCTTCGATTTCACCCCGTTCTGGCGCCACGCCATTGGGGCTGCCGTGTGCGCCCGGGAACTGGCGCCCCACCTCCATCTCAACCCGGACCAGGCCTACACCGCAGGCCTGCTGCACGACATTGGGCGCTTGGTGTTGGTCACGCAGTTTCAGCCGCAGTACCGGGCCACCATGACGTACCGGGCCGAGCGGGATTGCCATCTGCTGGATGCAGAACACGCCGTGCTGGGCCTTGACCACGCGCAGGTGGGCCATGCGCTGACGCAGCTCTGGCAGTTCCCGCTGAGCATGCAACAGGCGCTGGCCGAGCACCATGCGCCCAGCAGCCTTGGCATGCAGCCGCTCTCGCTGGTGGTGATGGCCGCTGACGCCATTGCCCATGCGCTGGACTTGTCGATGGACGCCGACGACCTGGTTGCGCCTGTGCCGCCGGGTCTGTGGCAACAATTGGGTCTGGATGAAGCGACCCTGCTGCAGGTTTTTGCGAGCGTCGAACAACAGTTCGACGCCACCAGCCTGCTTTTGAACGGCTGA
- a CDS encoding HD-GYP domain-containing protein has product MNATANRNISVDQLRVGLYVHLDLKWFEHPFAFGHFRIKSEEQITLIRNLGLKTVRFSQELSEGSPPPQVVAPLTPIPNTAAAASMAPELSQIMLTKQAMMAQMRLRRQATERIENAFVNTAKTIRNIEKNLYSRPLETVQQATLLIGQITDSILSAPELAIHVMGDKMGGEELYLHSLNVTMLSIMMARDIKLPVEVVSVLGVGALLHDIGHKEVPDKILRKTEALTQAERSFYEMHCQFGVGMGQRMGLAPAALSIIREHHELFDGSGYPAKLQGESVSLLSRIVVIANYYDELCNPSAIADALTPHEALSLMFAKLRSKFDPKLLQVFIRCLGVYPPGTIVQLSNGAIGMVVTVNTARPMKPTLMVYDAEVPKDEAILLDMERETEVNIAKAIRPAQVPQEVYNYLSPRKRVSYYFDASSARPQAGMP; this is encoded by the coding sequence TTGAACGCCACGGCCAACCGCAATATCTCCGTGGACCAGCTTCGCGTGGGGCTGTACGTCCATCTTGACTTGAAGTGGTTTGAGCATCCGTTCGCGTTTGGCCATTTCAGGATCAAGTCCGAGGAACAAATCACGCTGATCCGCAACCTGGGTCTGAAGACGGTGCGCTTCAGCCAGGAACTGAGCGAGGGCAGTCCCCCTCCCCAGGTGGTCGCGCCGCTCACCCCCATACCCAACACGGCTGCGGCTGCCAGCATGGCGCCGGAGCTGTCCCAGATCATGCTGACCAAGCAGGCCATGATGGCGCAGATGCGGCTGCGAAGGCAGGCGACCGAGCGCATCGAGAATGCCTTTGTCAACACCGCCAAGACCATCCGCAACATCGAGAAAAACCTGTACAGCCGACCGCTTGAAACCGTGCAGCAGGCCACCCTGCTGATTGGCCAGATCACCGATTCGATTCTCAGTGCCCCGGAACTGGCGATTCATGTGATGGGCGACAAGATGGGGGGCGAAGAGCTGTACTTGCATTCGCTTAACGTCACCATGCTGTCGATCATGATGGCCCGCGACATCAAACTGCCCGTTGAGGTCGTGAGCGTGCTCGGCGTCGGTGCGCTGCTGCACGATATTGGGCACAAAGAAGTGCCCGACAAGATCTTGCGCAAAACCGAAGCACTGACGCAGGCAGAGCGCAGTTTCTATGAAATGCACTGCCAGTTTGGAGTGGGGATGGGTCAGCGCATGGGTCTGGCACCGGCAGCGCTGTCAATCATCCGGGAGCATCACGAGCTGTTTGACGGCAGCGGCTATCCGGCCAAGCTCCAAGGCGAATCGGTCAGCCTGCTGTCGCGCATTGTGGTCATTGCCAATTATTACGATGAGTTGTGCAACCCGTCTGCCATTGCCGATGCGCTGACACCGCATGAAGCACTGTCCCTCATGTTTGCCAAGTTACGCAGCAAGTTCGATCCCAAGCTGCTGCAGGTCTTCATTCGATGTCTGGGGGTGTATCCGCCAGGCACGATCGTCCAGCTATCCAACGGCGCCATTGGCATGGTGGTGACCGTCAACACGGCACGCCCCATGAAGCCCACGTTGATGGTGTACGACGCCGAGGTGCCCAAGGATGAAGCCATCCTGCTTGACATGGAACGTGAGACCGAGGTCAACATTGCGAAAGCCATCCGGCCGGCCCAAGTGCCGCAAGAGGTGTACAACTACTTGAGCCCGCGCAAACGGGTCAGCTACTACTTTGATGCGTCCTCTGCACGGCCACAGGCGGGCATGCCATGA
- the rimO gene encoding 30S ribosomal protein S12 methylthiotransferase RimO, which yields MSEVITKSNTAPKVGFVSLGCAKALTDSELILTQLSAEGYQTSKTFQGADLVIVNTCGFIDDAVKESLDTIGEALAENGKVIVTGCLGAKTAEGGGNLVRQMHPSVLAVTGPQATQEVMDAVHANLPKPHDPFIDLVPNAFGVAGIKLTPRHYAYIKISEGCNHRCTFCIIPSMRGDLVSRPIGDVLKEARALFEGGVKELLVISQDTSAYGVDVKYRTGFWDGKPTKTRLLELAAALGDMAEPYGAWVRLHYVYPYPSVDDLLPLMAAGKVLPYLDVPLQHSHPEVLKRMKRPASGEKNLERIQRWREVCPDIVVRSTFIAGFPGETEEEFSHLLDFMREAQIDRAGCFAYSPVQGAVANDIGGMLPIELREERRARFMAVAEAVSSAKLQQRIGATMQVLVDSAPGLGKKGGLGRSYADAPEIDGVVKLLPPEKISKTLRVGEFTKARIVGAQGHDLVAQPF from the coding sequence ATGAGCGAAGTTATTACAAAAAGCAATACAGCACCCAAAGTCGGTTTCGTCAGCTTGGGTTGCGCCAAGGCGCTGACAGATTCCGAACTGATCCTCACGCAATTGAGCGCCGAGGGTTATCAAACCTCCAAGACATTTCAGGGTGCCGATCTGGTGATCGTCAACACTTGTGGTTTCATCGATGATGCGGTCAAAGAGAGTCTGGACACCATCGGTGAAGCGCTGGCCGAAAACGGCAAGGTGATCGTCACCGGTTGTTTGGGCGCCAAGACCGCCGAGGGTGGTGGCAACCTGGTGCGGCAAATGCACCCGAGCGTGCTGGCCGTCACCGGCCCGCAGGCAACGCAGGAGGTGATGGATGCGGTGCATGCCAACCTGCCCAAGCCGCACGACCCGTTTATTGATCTGGTGCCCAATGCTTTTGGTGTGGCGGGCATCAAGCTCACGCCCCGGCACTACGCCTACATCAAGATCAGCGAAGGCTGCAACCACCGCTGCACGTTTTGCATCATTCCGTCCATGCGCGGCGATCTGGTGTCGCGCCCGATTGGTGACGTGCTCAAGGAAGCGCGCGCCCTGTTTGAAGGCGGTGTGAAAGAGTTGCTGGTGATCAGCCAGGACACGTCAGCGTATGGCGTGGATGTCAAATACCGCACCGGTTTCTGGGATGGCAAACCCACCAAGACCCGCCTGCTGGAACTTGCCGCAGCACTGGGCGACATGGCTGAGCCTTATGGTGCCTGGGTGCGTTTGCACTATGTTTACCCGTACCCGAGTGTCGATGACTTGTTGCCTTTGATGGCCGCCGGCAAAGTGTTGCCCTACCTGGATGTGCCTCTGCAACACAGTCACCCGGAGGTGCTCAAGCGCATGAAACGCCCGGCCAGCGGCGAGAAAAATCTGGAGCGCATCCAGCGCTGGCGTGAGGTCTGTCCCGATATTGTGGTGCGCAGCACGTTCATCGCAGGATTTCCGGGCGAAACGGAAGAAGAGTTTTCGCATTTGCTCGATTTCATGCGGGAGGCTCAAATTGACCGTGCCGGTTGTTTTGCCTACAGCCCGGTGCAGGGTGCTGTCGCCAATGACATTGGCGGCATGTTGCCGATTGAATTGCGCGAAGAGCGGCGCGCACGCTTCATGGCGGTCGCCGAGGCAGTCTCAAGCGCCAAACTGCAACAGCGCATCGGCGCCACGATGCAGGTGTTGGTCGATTCCGCGCCTGGTTTGGGTAAAAAGGGTGGCCTCGGCCGCTCCTATGCCGATGCGCCTGAGATTGACGGTGTGGTGAAACTGCTGCCGCCGGAAAAGATCAGCAAGACTTTACGGGTTGGTGAATTTACCAAAGCGCGCATTGTCGGTGCACAGGGACACGATCTTGTGGCTCAGCCGTTTTAA
- a CDS encoding SDR family oxidoreductase, with amino-acid sequence MTSNSKVAIVTGAGSGIGKAAALALLAHGYRVVLAGRRSGPLAEVIALGAAPERALAVPTDVSDADSVKALFDATVSAFGRVDVLFNNAGVGAPAIALEDLTLAQWNNVVDINLTGMFLCIQQAFRVMKAQTPLGGRIINNGSISATTPRPNSIAYTATKHAVTGLTKAASLDGRKYDIAVGQIDVGNAATEMAQRMATGILQANGDIAIEPLMDVNIVGQSVLYMANLPLEANVMFHTVMATKMPFAGRG; translated from the coding sequence ATGACCTCAAATTCAAAAGTCGCCATCGTCACCGGCGCGGGCAGTGGCATCGGCAAGGCGGCTGCGCTGGCGCTGCTGGCACACGGCTACCGGGTGGTGCTGGCCGGTCGACGCTCTGGGCCACTGGCCGAGGTGATCGCCTTGGGTGCGGCGCCCGAGCGAGCGCTGGCCGTGCCCACCGATGTGTCTGACGCTGATTCTGTCAAGGCACTGTTTGATGCCACGGTGAGCGCATTTGGGCGCGTTGATGTGCTGTTCAATAATGCGGGTGTCGGTGCGCCCGCTATTGCCCTGGAAGACCTGACGCTGGCGCAGTGGAATAATGTGGTGGACATCAACCTGACCGGTATGTTCCTGTGCATCCAGCAGGCGTTTCGGGTCATGAAGGCGCAGACCCCGCTAGGTGGGCGCATCATCAACAACGGCTCTATTTCTGCCACCACGCCGCGCCCCAATTCGATTGCCTACACCGCGACCAAACACGCCGTCACGGGCCTGACCAAGGCGGCTTCGCTTGATGGCCGCAAGTACGATATTGCCGTCGGGCAAATCGACGTTGGCAATGCCGCCACTGAGATGGCCCAGCGCATGGCAACCGGCATCTTGCAGGCCAATGGGGACATCGCCATCGAGCCGTTAATGGATGTCAACATCGTCGGCCAATCGGTGCTGTACATGGCCAATTTGCCGCTGGAAGCGAACGTGATGTTCCATACCGTGATGGCGACCAAGATGCCGTTTGCCGGGCGTGGCTAG
- a CDS encoding HD domain-containing phosphohydrolase: MTDNSTTTPGASAALLPTILCVDDEPNILSALKRLFRGKGWQVLSAEGGQAALALLQTQSVDLVISDMRMPEMDGAQFLAQVRVRWPDTVRLLLTGHSDIDAIIDAINRGEIYRYITKPWDDNDIVLIVRQALERQALEHEKKRLEALTTRQNEELKALNTSLEAKVEARTTELRIANESLQDANERLKSSFVTSIKVFSTLMEMRGGNLAGHSRRVADLARRMATKLKLDSKLVQDIFVAGLLHEIGKVGFADELLNTPVAMMKPEQLDAYRKHTVQAEQLLLPLAELRAASDIITAQFERFDGSGFPARLGGPNIPIGTRILSLASDYDNMQIGTLTHSRLKPEEAKTLIVRGSGQRYDPEVVSAFLEVFSGVPRQAADKESFSEMRVKACNLKAGMMLARDLLAPSGLLMLSAEHVLDQRMIGKIITFEKSGGMELTAYIRVASAS; this comes from the coding sequence ATGACGGATAACAGCACCACGACACCCGGCGCCAGTGCAGCGCTGCTGCCCACCATTTTGTGCGTCGACGATGAACCCAACATTCTGTCGGCGCTCAAACGGCTGTTTCGCGGCAAAGGCTGGCAGGTACTGTCCGCCGAAGGGGGCCAGGCCGCCCTGGCGCTGCTGCAGACGCAGTCGGTTGACCTGGTCATCTCCGACATGCGCATGCCGGAGATGGATGGTGCCCAGTTTTTGGCGCAAGTGCGCGTACGCTGGCCCGACACGGTACGCCTGCTGCTGACGGGTCACTCCGACATCGACGCCATCATTGACGCCATCAACCGGGGGGAGATTTACCGCTACATCACCAAACCGTGGGACGACAACGACATCGTGCTGATCGTGCGCCAGGCGCTGGAGCGCCAGGCACTGGAGCATGAGAAGAAGCGCCTGGAAGCGCTGACCACCCGCCAGAACGAAGAACTCAAGGCCCTCAACACGAGTCTGGAAGCCAAGGTGGAAGCGCGCACGACTGAACTCAGGATCGCCAACGAGTCACTGCAAGACGCCAATGAGCGACTGAAAAGCAGCTTCGTCACTTCGATCAAGGTGTTTTCCACCCTGATGGAAATGCGCGGCGGCAATTTGGCCGGGCACTCGCGTCGTGTGGCCGATCTGGCGCGGCGCATGGCCACCAAGCTCAAACTCGACAGCAAACTGGTGCAGGATATATTTGTCGCCGGCCTGTTGCACGAAATTGGCAAGGTCGGTTTTGCCGACGAACTGCTGAACACGCCGGTGGCGATGATGAAACCTGAACAGTTGGACGCCTACCGAAAACACACGGTGCAAGCCGAGCAGTTGCTGCTGCCGCTGGCCGAATTGCGCGCTGCCTCTGACATCATCACGGCACAATTTGAACGCTTTGATGGCAGCGGCTTCCCAGCCCGGCTTGGCGGTCCAAACATACCTATCGGAACCCGGATTTTGTCGCTGGCCAGTGACTACGACAACATGCAAATCGGCACGCTGACGCACAGCCGTCTAAAGCCGGAAGAAGCCAAAACCCTGATTGTCCGTGGCAGCGGGCAGCGCTATGACCCGGAGGTGGTGAGCGCCTTCCTGGAAGTCTTCAGTGGCGTGCCACGACAAGCCGCTGACAAGGAAAGCTTTTCTGAAATGAGGGTCAAAGCGTGCAACCTGAAAGCAGGCATGATGCTGGCACGCGATCTCCTCGCACCGAGCGGCCTATTGATGCTGTCGGCAGAGCATGTGCTCGATCAACGCATGATCGGCAAGATCATCACTTTTGAAAAATCAGGCGGCATGGAATTAACCGCCTACATTCGCGTGGCTAGCGCATCCTGA
- the rnr gene encoding ribonuclease R translates to MLDEVEGTVLGHRDGHGFVTRDDGQPDIYLPPNEMRAVLHKDRVKVRIVRSDRKGRPEGRVLEIIERTSQTIIGRLLQESGIWIVVPEDKCYGQDVLIPKSATGLAKPGQVVVVELTEPPSLYGQPVGRIKEILGEVDDPGMEIEIAVRKYSVPHEFSEACTALARTLPDHVRPQDKKHRVDLTDVPLVTIDGEDARDFDDAVYCEPVKIGKGKTAEQGWRLLVAIADVSHYVENGSAIDIDAYERATSVYFPRRVIPMLPEKLSNGLCSLNPEVERLCMVCDMMISADGEVSAYQFYPAVMWSHARFTYTEVAAILANTHGPEALKRKERVGDLINLHDVFQALLKARARRGAVDFETVETQIVCDESGRIEKIIPRTRNDAHKIVEEAMLAANVCSADFIAQSKHAGLFRVHEGPTPEKKEILRNYLKVTGVGHSISDNPSPGEFQTIANATKDRPDAQQIHSMLLRSMQQAIYTPVNEGHFGLAFDAYTHFTSPIRRYPDLLVHRVIKAILAGTKYHLPVLPLPGEAHAKLSRRLEKGLAARVAEPGQKPKKLSAETQAWQAAGMHCSANERRADEASRDVEAWLKCKYMREHLGEEYGGVVSSVTSFGIFVTLDAMYVEGLVHITELGGDYFKFDEMRQELRGERTGMRYAIGTRLQVQVSRVDLDGRRIDFRLIHEGEALAARGGKDKELPRAAGSRDAPAGESANAAGKRRARKTSEPDVRAPKSASKSKDPGRKPRRRS, encoded by the coding sequence TTGCTGGACGAAGTTGAAGGAACCGTGCTGGGGCACCGTGATGGACATGGGTTTGTGACCCGTGATGACGGTCAACCCGACATCTATTTGCCACCCAACGAGATGCGTGCCGTGCTGCACAAGGACCGGGTCAAGGTGCGCATTGTGCGCAGTGATCGCAAAGGTCGCCCCGAAGGCCGCGTGCTTGAGATCATCGAAAGAACAAGTCAAACCATCATTGGGCGCTTGTTGCAGGAAAGTGGCATCTGGATTGTGGTGCCGGAAGACAAATGCTACGGGCAGGATGTATTGATTCCGAAGTCGGCGACCGGCCTGGCCAAGCCGGGTCAGGTCGTGGTCGTTGAGTTGACCGAGCCACCGTCCCTGTACGGACAGCCGGTTGGGCGCATCAAGGAAATACTCGGCGAGGTCGACGACCCCGGCATGGAGATTGAAATTGCGGTGCGCAAATACAGTGTGCCGCATGAGTTCTCAGAGGCCTGCACTGCATTGGCGCGCACCTTGCCCGACCACGTGCGTCCGCAAGACAAGAAGCACCGGGTCGATCTGACCGACGTGCCCTTGGTCACGATCGACGGCGAGGATGCCCGTGATTTTGACGATGCGGTGTACTGCGAACCAGTGAAAATTGGCAAGGGCAAGACGGCGGAGCAGGGCTGGCGTTTGCTGGTGGCCATTGCCGACGTGAGCCATTATGTGGAAAACGGCTCGGCCATTGATATCGACGCCTATGAACGCGCCACCAGCGTGTATTTTCCGCGCCGCGTGATCCCGATGCTGCCGGAGAAACTCTCCAACGGTCTGTGTTCGCTCAACCCTGAAGTCGAACGCCTGTGCATGGTGTGCGACATGATGATCAGCGCGGACGGGGAGGTTTCGGCTTACCAGTTTTACCCGGCTGTGATGTGGAGCCATGCTCGCTTTACCTACACCGAGGTAGCTGCAATTTTGGCCAATACGCATGGCCCCGAAGCCCTCAAGCGCAAAGAGCGGGTAGGTGATTTGATCAACCTGCACGATGTCTTTCAGGCCCTGCTGAAGGCGCGTGCACGCCGCGGCGCGGTTGATTTTGAAACCGTTGAGACGCAGATCGTGTGTGATGAGAGTGGGCGAATCGAGAAAATCATTCCGCGCACGCGCAACGATGCGCACAAAATTGTCGAAGAGGCCATGCTGGCGGCCAACGTCTGCAGTGCAGACTTTATTGCCCAGAGCAAGCATGCAGGGTTGTTTCGGGTGCATGAAGGCCCGACACCCGAGAAAAAAGAGATTCTGCGCAACTACCTTAAAGTGACCGGCGTGGGGCATTCCATCAGTGACAATCCCTCGCCGGGCGAGTTTCAGACCATTGCCAACGCCACCAAAGACCGGCCCGACGCCCAGCAGATTCACTCCATGCTGCTGCGTTCCATGCAGCAGGCGATTTACACGCCCGTGAATGAAGGGCATTTTGGTCTGGCGTTTGATGCCTATACCCATTTCACCAGTCCGATTCGGCGCTACCCGGATCTGCTGGTGCACCGGGTCATCAAGGCGATTCTGGCCGGGACCAAATACCACTTGCCGGTGTTGCCGCTGCCGGGCGAGGCTCACGCCAAGCTCTCACGGCGACTCGAAAAGGGCTTGGCCGCGCGCGTCGCCGAGCCGGGGCAGAAGCCCAAAAAATTGAGTGCCGAAACGCAGGCCTGGCAAGCTGCGGGCATGCATTGCAGCGCCAATGAACGTCGCGCCGACGAGGCCAGCCGCGATGTCGAAGCCTGGCTCAAGTGCAAGTACATGCGCGAGCATTTGGGTGAGGAGTACGGGGGTGTTGTCAGCTCCGTGACCAGCTTCGGCATTTTTGTCACGCTGGACGCCATGTATGTTGAGGGCCTGGTGCATATCACGGAGCTCGGTGGCGATTATTTCAAGTTTGATGAGATGCGCCAGGAGTTGCGCGGTGAGCGCACGGGTATGCGCTACGCGATTGGCACCCGGCTTCAGGTGCAGGTGAGCCGGGTGGACCTGGATGGGCGACGCATTGATTTCCGGCTGATTCACGAGGGGGAGGCACTGGCGGCGCGGGGCGGCAAAGACAAGGAGTTGCCGCGCGCCGCTGGCAGCCGTGATGCTCCCGCTGGCGAGTCTGCCAATGCAGCGGGCAAGCGCCGCGCACGAAAAACTTCGGAACCCGATGTGCGCGCGCCAAAATCCGCCAGCAAGAGCAAGGATCCAGGACGCAAGCCGCGTCGACGCTCCTGA